In the genome of Calditrichota bacterium, the window TGGCCTTCAAAAATGCTTCACATAGAATTGTACCCGAACCACAAAACGGATCGTGCAACGGTGTATTACCATCCCAATCAGAATATTTAATAATGGCTGCTGCAAGAGTTTCAACCATTGGTGCTTGAACACTTCTACGGCGGTAGCCACGGCGATGCAGGCTTCCACCGGATGTATCAATACTAATTACCGCTTCATTATTTTCAATGTGCAGATTGATCCAAACATCAGGGTTACGCGTATCAACAGATGGTCTTTGCCCGATGTTTTCTCTGAAACTGTCAGCGATCGCATCTTTTAGCCTTAAAGCAGCAAACTTTGAATGCTTTATGGCACTGTGGGAGACTGTGGCAAAAACAGCGAATGTGTCGGTCGTTTGTAAAAAATCGGACCAGTTAATTTTTACTGCGGTTTTATATAAGTATTGATCCGAATGGCAGGCAAAAGTTTTAATTGGTGCCAAAACCCGGTTAATTAATCTGGAATTAAAATTTATGGTGTAGAGTGACTCTTTCTCTGCGGTAAAATGTATTCCACGGTAAGCTAAATGTGTGTTTTTTGCACCAAGGGAAAGTAGTTCTTCTTCTGCAATGTCTTTTATGTCATCTGCAACCTGGGCAAAATAACGATATGATTTTTGGTAGTTGTACAAAGAGAAATCCGGCTTTTGTTTATGAGCAATGAATTTAATTAACACGTGGTATAAACCCAAAACCTTTTCATCTACAAAAACCGGATATCTTGGGAAAAGTTTTGTTTATGGCCTTCTTCGGCGAGAGCGTCTCTCTTCCTGTATTTCCTGATATTTTTCTTTTTGTTCATCTGTTAATACTTCATTGATTTTTTTATCAGTTTCTTCACGGATCTCCGTCATCGCCTCACGCATTTCTGAGCGTTCTCCATCAAAATTATCGCGCATCTCCTGCATTTGTTCACGTTGTTTTTCAAGAATGGGTTTTATTTTTTCTACCTGCTCATCTGTCAATTCCAAGTTTTCTTTTAAGTTCTTTATCTGGTCTTCAAGAGAAAAGCGTCTTCCCCTTTCCTGACTGCAAGCTATCGTTACAGAAAATAGTACTAAAATTGAAATGCTCATAAAGATAGATTTAAACATGTATTTCTCCTTTATAAAAGTTAATATTAGTTGTTTAAAATAATGTTAAGCCATATTTCTTTTCCGTCAAAATCCGTTTTCGGCTGAGCTGGTCTTCCACCACCTCTCATGCCGCCACGTCCGCCCATTCCTCTTCCTCCTCCGGAGCGACCTCCAGACATAGCAGATCCTCTCGCTCCTTGACGTTGTTGTTCCATTTGTGAACGAACTTCTTCACTTACTTCAGCAAGTTCAATTCCAACTTTAAGTTCATTATCATCAGAAATAAAAGTTACCGGCGAGGTTGAGTTTAAAGGCAGTTTAAACTCAAAACAATATAAACCATCATTCAGGTTAAAGGCGGCCTCTAAGTTTGGGTAGCTTTTTAAAGATTGCTCAATTACAGTATCCTTTTTTTGGACAATAAAGGTTCCATTTGGGAAATAGCCTTGTTGAATATCTCCGCGGTTTCTACGCTGTCCAGGATTCGGAAACAGATTTTCATCGCGATACATAATACCGGTTTCTTTTTCTTTATCCAGCCAAAGATAAACACCACGTGATGCAAACATTCGTGCCAGCCTCTGATCATTAAAACGGAACATCAGGTATAAAGTGGGATCTGTATTTAATGCCCCGAAAACAATATTAAAATCTTCGTTAAAAACTAAGTTGTATTTTTCCCAATCGTTACCAATCCCATCAACTAAGATTTGCGTTTCTGGTTTCTTACTTTCAATTGTTTGGTTTGAGCAGGCAAAAAATGCAACTGTAAAAAGCATTAATAAGATCGCATGTATAATTTTCATTTTATATCTCCATAGAAGGTATTAATAAAACTTTGACAGTTGTTTGATTAAATTCTTGCAATTTTTTTCAGTAACAAAATTTATGTAAGAATGAAGCAGATTAAGAAAAAGAGGCTGATATTATCTTGTATGATTCGGTTCTTTTTAGTAGCTTTTGTCATTGAAATCTCGCCTTTTAAAAAACCACATTTTTTGGTTTTTTACAGGTATCTGAATATTAAAATTAAACTCTTTTTACCTGGTCTTCGTTGTCAGCTTTAATGCCAACGGTTCCCGTATCAAGAATAACATTCTACCTAACAAACTTGCAATATGTAAGGAGGAAACAGTGAAAGTATTTCAAACAGATCAAATTCGTAATATTGGGTTATGTGCGCATGGAGGTGCGGGCAAAACCCTGCTCGCAGATGCATTGCTTCATAACCTGAAAGTAGTAAACAGAATTGGCAGTATTGAGCAGGGGACAACTACTTCCGACTACAATTCTGATGAGATTGAACGCCAAATTTCAATTAACACAAGTTTAATGCACGGTGAATGGCGTGACCATAAAATTAATATTGTCGATACTCCAGGTTTTTCAGATTTCTTTGGTGAAGTTGTAGGTAGTATGCGTGTTTTAGATAGCGTATTCCTGGTAGTTTCCGCACCTTCCGGAGTTGAAGTT includes:
- a CDS encoding class I SAM-dependent RNA methyltransferase; amino-acid sequence: MYNYQKSYRYFAQVADDIKDIAEEELLSLGAKNTHLAYRGIHFTAEKESLYTINFNSRLINRVLAPIKTFACHSDQYLYKTAVKINWSDFLQTTDTFAVFATVSHSAIKHSKFAALRLKDAIADSFRENIGQRPSVDTRNPDVWINLHIENNEAVISIDTSGGSLHRRGYRRRSVQAPMVETLAAAIIKYSDWDGNTPLHDPFCGSGTILCEAFLKASATPASFLREKFGFEQLPDFDAKVWQQVKKDSLEKIVSISENLITGSDIALQAVKSSTYNSSLIDPKSLIKIVRKDVFEIESLENKTIIGNPPYGIRLNNEEDLSSFYKNFGDFLKQRCKGSTAYIYFGERKYIKNIGLKASWKKEISNGGLDGRLVKYELY